CTGCGACAGGCTTTTGAAGTTTGGCAGGCAGGTGCAATCAAGAGCACGTTCGCGCCCGATCAGAGCCACAACGTCATCCGCGCACTCCGGTGGGATGCGCATTCGCCCATGTCGCAGGGCCAGATAAACGATGTCAGTAGCCAAGTGCTCGCCGAGGCCTTCTAGAACACTCGGGTGCCACAGAAGATCGAGGGACCAGGCTGGCTGTTCATCATTCATGAGCGCCGTTGCTCGTGCGCGGCCCTTTCGTTCATCAATGACGGCGCGGAAGCCGCGACCCGCGGCAATGGCGATCGTCGCCGCTTCCCCATCATCCAGGGAGGAGGGACCGCCTGAGAGCGCGGCGAACAGATCGTACTCTGCATCGCTCAGGCCGTCGACGGTGACCTCGCCGCGTCCGGTGAGGCCGTAGAGGAAGCTGTGATCCCCGTTCCTCCGGCTCGTCTCGTGCTCCAGTTCCCCGGCCACGATGTGGGAAATCACGATATCGTTGTGGATCATCGACAGCACCCGCTCGCCATGACCGCAGGCATGCAGGTTGACCAGAACGCTCGTGTCCAGCACCAGCGGTCTGCAGTCATCAGCCAGGGAGCTTGAGAAGGTCATCCGTTACGTTCTCCTCAAGCTCGATCTGGTCAATCAGCTCGCGCACCTCTACGCGGCGCATCCTTAGCAGCTCCGCTAGCTGTCCTTCCGACATGATGCCACGCTTCCAGGCGGCGTGCGCCATGAGGCTCATTCTGTGGGAGACTGGCCGGTTTGCGTCGCTCTTGGCCACATCGAGCCGTTCGGCGGCGTCTCCCAGCACTTCGCGCGCGTGGTAGTCTTTGATCCCGCCCTTCGTCTTGAGCCATTCCCACGTGCCTTTCTTCAGTAGCTCCAACTCTTCGAGCCGGCGGACGCAAGCTTCGCGGGAGATGTTATACTGGTGAGCCAGTAGGATGACGTGCCGACGGTTGAGCATGTCCGCGCCGGCCGTCAGCTGTTTGAAACTCTCCGAGAAGCTCTTGCGCGGCGTCACGAAGGCGCGGCCGAAGGCATTCGCATACCGTTCGTCCCGCGAGAGGAACTGCTCGTCATCCTCCAGAACCTCGGGCACCCGGCGCGTCCCGACGAAATGCCCGATTTCATGGGCGGCGGACTGGACGCGCCGCTCTAAGCGATGATTTGCATTCAGGAGCATGCAGGCACCGACTGCGTCATCGTACGTAAACAAGCCGGCAACCTTCGACTTGGAGGATAGTCGTCTCTGGTATAGGCGGATGCCGAGATCAAACTCGATGATCGAGAAAATGTTGCCGATTGGACCGCCGCCCAAACCAAGCCAGTTACGCAGCTCTTGCGCATGGTTCTCGCCAAGCTCGACAACATCGCCCTCGTTGATGCCTTTCTCCGGCGGATAGTACCGCCGCCGCTCGATGCCGAGGACGTTTTCGAGTTCCACCTCTGCTTTCACCAGGTCATTGAGAAGCTCGATGGCTTCCAGGGCGTGGTCGTCTTCGGTCTCCCGCATCTTGCGGAATCGCGGCACTAGATCGGTATGGACGGCTTCCCGACGCAGGAGCGCGTTAACGGAAACGCCGTAGTGCCGGGCGAGCAGCTGCAATTCCTGTATGCGAACACGCCGCATGCCTTTTTCAATGGAGACGAGGGTCGGGCGCGACATGCCGATGACCTCTGCCGCCTGATCCTGACGGATGTTCGCATTCTCCCGTGCAAGACGCAGGCGCCGACCGATTTCCTGCGCGCTCAATTCATTCAGATCGGCCATGACGCCCTCCCTTTGTCCAGCTTCTGAGGAAGCTTTGTTCTCCCTGGGCGGCCATGAAGGCGCGCCATTCCGCTGCGTGCGTCAGCAACATGTTTCTGAGCTTTTTCAAGACGTCGTCCTGTGGTTCGCTCGTCGCGCGCGCGATCTCGAAGGCATGAACCTTCAATTCTGCATCGGGCAGATCCGCCATATCGGCAAGCTGCTGGAGGTGCCGCGAACCGACGCTACCGTACTCGGCCATCGATCGGCTCAGGCGAACTTTCTTCCTGCCGGGAAGGGCATCCCGAAACGACGGTACCGTCAGATCGGCGATGACGTAGGTGCCGGTCGGCTCGTCTATCCCGGCGGCGTGCATGCTCATCCGTCGAAGTAGACAGGCGGCGCACAAACCGCACTGCCGAAGCTTGCCGTCCATCTTCGCGTTCCAGCGCTGCTGCCAGCACGAACGGGTCTCGAAGAGTTCATCGACCGCCCTGTTGTTGGCGAGCCGAAAGGCCGCAATCGTTTCGCCCTTCGTGTTCCAAAGGCGCGGCTGGTCATAACGGACTTGATGATTAAGCAACGCCTTGATGAACCGCTCCATCTTGCGGAAGTACGTCGGATGATTGCGATAGTCGGCATAGACGTTGTGCAAGGGCAGGAGCACCGGACCGAGTGCACCCTGACCGCTTTCGGGAACGACAATTCTGGTCAGCCCCGTCAGCTGGGCGGCAATTGCCGTCACGGCGGCAAACTTGAAGCCACGAGATCGCACAGTGCTTTCCCGCGAGGAGGGGACGTCGACACGAAAGGGGATCTGGTCGAACGGCTCGTCGCCCTCCTTCAGGGGATGGCGATGTTTGGTGACGCGGACGCAAACAGCGGCGGGCCCGTTTCCCGGCAGCTTGGAGACGCAGCGGGAGTCCAGCCCGTCGCTATAAGCGATCACGAAGCTCCGCTCCGTCCCGAATGGGAGCGACCGTTGCCGCGCGCCGAGAATGCTTTCCCCCTGCCAGGGAACAAAGGAGAAATGCCACTCGTCGCCGGTCAGATGTCGCAGCGCCGACCAAAGGCTGGCTTGCACCTCGGGCTGTTGCCACCTTGCTACTTCGACGACAGGCACCGTGATGTCGAAATCGCGTGCCCATCGGTTGATTCGCCTTGCGGCGCGGCGATCCGCATATTCAACGGCAGCGCTGACGACGAACAGATCGTGGTGGATCGGTTTCCAGCCGTCGTAGTTGTACGCGTCCAGAGCATCCGGGACGAAGGTGATTTCCCGACCGATTTCAGCGATCATCGTGGAGTCGGGCAGGCATCGCCCATATCGATGGCCCGCCTCGACGACGCGCAACCTGAGGCCATGGCGCTCGGGACTGGTCACATCAGCCTTCACAATCGAACCATCCCGTCATCGACACCGTCGCTCTTGCCGACGTCATTCTCGAAGGCGTCCTGCCGACCTTCAATCAGCGCTTCGCGGACCCTCTCGCAGTCCACGGCGTCGAAGGCGGCATCCACTTTTCCACGCGCCGTTTCCGCTGCATCCCGGCTCATCTCGCCGTCTTCCTGTGCCCGGATGTATTCCTCATGGAATCGGTTTCGCGTTTCACTGATCTGCGAAGCGATGGCGGCGTCGAGCGCGGACACAATGGCATCGCTGAGTGCCATATCGTTGGCCGTCCGGTACGCCAACTCTTTCTGAAGCGCGTCGAGGAACGGCGTCTTCTCGCAACGATCGAAAATGGCCTCGATAGACCCCAAAGGATCGAGCTCAAGCTGTCTCTGACCGAGATGTGCCTCGATCTCTTGCAGCGCTCTGACGTGTTCTTTGTTGATGAGGTGGCGGGTCAGCGCATCTGACGCAACGGCGCTGCATTCGTCAGGTGATGCCGCGTCGTTTTGCACCGCTTCAGCCAACCGCTTCCAGCAGCTCCCGAGTCTCAAATTTTTGAACGGACCATCGGTCATGGCGGCCTCCATGGCACGTGCATGACATAAATACCTGACATTGTCAAGGTTTGCGTAAGAATTTCTGACAGCCCGGAGGGAGACAGTCTCTTTATGCTGTTTGTTGACGCGGCGAGGCCACCGGCGCTTCCGGACCACATCGCAAGGCGGACATCTGAACCAGCTTGACCAGTATCGAGACGCGCTAATCAGCATGTCTCCTTTTGGGATTTCTCAACCCCCATCACCGTCATCGTCGCCCCCTACCGCGGCCGAGGCCGTCGCTTTCGGCCGCCCGTTCGGGCACCCGTCTTGCCACGATTGCGCTCGCGCTCGGCGCGTTCGGCCATCTTTGCCTTGGCGCGCTCGGCGACGTCTCGGGCGTGCTGTTCCGGATCGCGCTTGACGAAGGGCAGCCGGTTCTCCGTCGTCCGGGCGGCGGTTCCGGGTCCCTCTGGTGATTTCGCGGCGCCCCACGGAATGGGCTTCATCTCGATCGGCTCGTTCATCTTGCGCCGGTCGTCGGCGGCCTGGCGCCAGTCGCGGGCCTCCTCGATGTCGTAGCGCGCCGAGATCACAGTGCCGAAGAGGGGCGGTTTCAGCTTGCCCATGTCCCACCGGTCCCGGCGGGCGCGCCAATCACGCGTGTCGCTGTCGCGGTAGGTCTTGCAGCGTTTTTCATCCAGCCAGTTCTGCCAGGCGTGGATGCGCTCCATCTTCTTGAAGGCCCGCTTACGCTCGGTGATGGTCTCGGCCCGGCGGATGTCACGCTCCTTGCGAATCTCGGTCTTGATCCTCTCCAGCTTGGCGATGTCGGTCCGGTTGGCGATGCGCGCGACAATGCCGTGGAGCGCACCGCGCACGGCCCCGAACATGACGTCGAGGAGCGAGGCGGGACGCTTCTCCCGCCCTGCCTTGGCGATGACTGCCTCGCCCTTCAGGACTTTCAGCGTCCGTTCGATCCGCGCCAGCGTCTTGCCGTTGGCTCGCTCGTGGTTGAGATCGATGTCGGCGAACTTGCGGGCGGTGACGCGTTTGTGCTGCTCATAGTCGCGCCTCTGGCGCTCGGCCCGGGCGGCGCGCACGTCTGCGAGATTGGCGCTGCCGTGCTCGTTCCAGAAGGCGATCTCGGAGGGCGGCAGGCCGGTGTTCTTGACGTAGCCGGTCGCCTTGACGGGCTCGCCCCTCGCACGCGCCGTCCGCTTGACCTCGGCATTGTCGCGCCGGGTCTCCCGGTTCGGCTCACGGGCCGGACAGACCACCTTGCCGTGGCGCCGCTCCCAGTCGAGCGCCCAGTCCGAGAGCTTGAGCCGATCGTTGGCGAGCGACGCGAACTTGCCGGTCCTCGGATGCACCCGGTTGATGATCAAGTGCACGTGCGGGTGCTTCGTGTCGGTGTGCTCGACGATGAGGCACTGGTGCTCGCCGAGCCCGAGCACACCGCGGACCTCGTCGGCTGCCTTCAGCATGTTGGCCTTGGTGGCGTGGGGATCGCCCGGCGGGAACGAGAGGGAGAGGGAATAGACAGGCTTGGTTCCCTTGCGCCCGCGGAACGGATTGGCCGCCTTGACGTAGGCGTCATAGCTCATGCCGGCGGCCCTGGCGGCAGCCGTAACGGCCGCAACGCGGATTTCGTGGGCGTGCGCGGCCGTGAACGCCATCTGGCGGAGTGCCGCCATCGGATCGCTGCCGGTACAGTTGCGGGTGGCGGTGAAGCCGACCCGCTCGGCGGTCTGGGCGGGGCCCTTGTCGGAGAGGAAGTACTCGGCCGCCGTCTGCCGCTTCGCCTCCGCCGCGTCCTCGCACTTGTCGTGCATGTAGTACATGCCGGCGCCGACGAACCCGGTGCCGAGCTTGGCGATACGGGGGATCATGCCGAGAGCACCTTGGCAACGACGGCATCGAAGGTGGCGATCATGCCCCGCGCCCTGGCGGTCATCCGGCCCGAGGCCTCCAACTGCTCCCCGATCGCCACCAGGCGCTCGCGATACACGCCGAGTTCGTCCGCGAGCCGGCTTGCGATGATCAGACGGTCGAGCTGAGTCTCCAGGCGCACGCAGACGGCATCGAGGCCTTGGGGCACGACACCCGTCTCACCGGCGATGAACCTCAGCCGCGCCAGGTCATCGCCGATGCGGGCGAGCGCATCGACGGTCGCGAAATCCGGGGCCCGGGCGGCCCCGATCCCAGCACGGGCCCCCGTCGCGCAGAGGACCTCGCGGGCATAGTCGTTCGACGAGAGCCCCGCCTCGGCGGCATTGACGAGGAAGGCCGCCTTCTGGACCTTGGTGACACCGAAGGAAATACGCTCCGTGCGCCGTTGCTCGGGGGCAACCGACGGTCGTCCGGTTTTCGATTTCGATCCTCCAGTGTCACTCATTGTCACTCGT
This sequence is a window from Hyphomicrobiales bacterium. Protein-coding genes within it:
- a CDS encoding ImmA/IrrE family metallo-endopeptidase; protein product: MADLNELSAQEIGRRLRLARENANIRQDQAAEVIGMSRPTLVSIEKGMRRVRIQELQLLARHYGVSVNALLRREAVHTDLVPRFRKMRETEDDHALEAIELLNDLVKAEVELENVLGIERRRYYPPEKGINEGDVVELGENHAQELRNWLGLGGGPIGNIFSIIEFDLGIRLYQRRLSSKSKVAGLFTYDDAVGACMLLNANHRLERRVQSAAHEIGHFVGTRRVPEVLEDDEQFLSRDERYANAFGRAFVTPRKSFSESFKQLTAGADMLNRRHVILLAHQYNISREACVRRLEELELLKKGTWEWLKTKGGIKDYHAREVLGDAAERLDVAKSDANRPVSHRMSLMAHAAWKRGIMSEGQLAELLRMRRVEVRELIDQIELEENVTDDLLKLPG
- a CDS encoding relaxase/mobilization nuclease domain-containing protein, which produces MIPRIAKLGTGFVGAGMYYMHDKCEDAAEAKRQTAAEYFLSDKGPAQTAERVGFTATRNCTGSDPMAALRQMAFTAAHAHEIRVAAVTAAARAAGMSYDAYVKAANPFRGRKGTKPVYSLSLSFPPGDPHATKANMLKAADEVRGVLGLGEHQCLIVEHTDTKHPHVHLIINRVHPRTGKFASLANDRLKLSDWALDWERRHGKVVCPAREPNRETRRDNAEVKRTARARGEPVKATGYVKNTGLPPSEIAFWNEHGSANLADVRAARAERQRRDYEQHKRVTARKFADIDLNHERANGKTLARIERTLKVLKGEAVIAKAGREKRPASLLDVMFGAVRGALHGIVARIANRTDIAKLERIKTEIRKERDIRRAETITERKRAFKKMERIHAWQNWLDEKRCKTYRDSDTRDWRARRDRWDMGKLKPPLFGTVISARYDIEEARDWRQAADDRRKMNEPIEMKPIPWGAAKSPEGPGTAARTTENRLPFVKRDPEQHARDVAERAKAKMAERAERERNRGKTGARTGGRKRRPRPR